The Megalops cyprinoides isolate fMegCyp1 chromosome 19, fMegCyp1.pri, whole genome shotgun sequence genome has a window encoding:
- the LOC118794868 gene encoding cytochrome c oxidase assembly factor 3 homolog, mitochondrial: protein MAGKEVKSEGASQKESSEPQKPLSTAQRQYIRRMELEQWKNNAQKLRNRNVVTGLVIGAFVMGVFGYTIYSVSQERILDELDEEARIAIARGPRTGAN, encoded by the exons ATGGCCGGCAAAGAGGTTAAGTCAGAGGGGGCTTCTCAGAAAGAATCAAGTGAGCCTCAGAAGCCTCTgtctacagcacagagacaataTATACGGAGGATGGAGCTCGAACAGTGGAAGAACAACGCACAGAAACTCCGTAATCGTAACGTTGTAACCGGCCTAGTCATTGGGGCTTTTGTGATGGGCGTTT TTGGCTACACTATTTATTCGGTGTCACAGGAGAGGATTTTGGATGAGCTGGATGAGGAGGCCAGAATTGCCATAGCGAGGGGTCCCAGGACAGGTGCCAACTGA